In a genomic window of Mycolicibacillus parakoreensis:
- the gyrB gene encoding DNA topoisomerase (ATP-hydrolyzing) subunit B: MAAQKKKKDEYGAQSITILEGLEAVRKRPGMYIGSTGERGLHHLVWEVVDNAVDEAMAGYATAIEVVLLEDGGVEVHDDGRGIPVAKHASGVPTVDVVMTQLHAGGKFDSDSYAVSGGLHGVGVSVVNALSSRLEVEIWRNGSEWFQTYDRSVPGTLKEGAKTTKTGTTVRFWADPDVFETTEYDFETVSRRLQEMAFLNKGLIITLTDRRVRREEVVDEVVSDVAEAPKTADEEAAEAQAPQKVKHREFHYPGGLVDYVKHINRTKKPIHASVVDFSGKGEGHEVEVAMQWNDGYSESVHTFANTINTAEGGTHEEGFRSALTSVVNRYARDRKLLKDKDINLTGDDIREGLAAVISVKVSEPQFEGQTKTKLGNTEVKSFVQKVCNEQLTHWFESNPAEAKSVVNKAIASSQARLAARKARDLVRRKSATDLGGLPGKLADCRSQDPTKSELYVVEGDSAGGSAKSGRDSMFQAILPLRGKIINVEKARIDRVLKNTEVQAIITALGTGIHDEFDIAKLRYHKIVLMADADVDGQHIATLLLTLLFRFMRPLIENGHVFLAQPPLYKLKWQRTEPQFAYSDRERDGLLKAGLEAGKKINKDDGIQRYKGLGEMDAKELWETTMDPTVRVLRQVTLDDAAAADELFSILMGEDVEARRSFITRNAKDVRFLDV, encoded by the coding sequence GTGGCTGCGCAGAAGAAGAAAAAAGACGAGTACGGCGCCCAGTCCATCACCATCCTGGAGGGCTTGGAGGCCGTCCGTAAGCGCCCCGGCATGTACATCGGCTCCACCGGTGAGCGCGGCCTGCACCATTTGGTCTGGGAGGTCGTCGACAACGCCGTCGACGAGGCGATGGCCGGCTACGCCACCGCCATCGAGGTGGTGTTGCTCGAGGACGGCGGTGTGGAGGTCCACGACGACGGCCGCGGCATCCCGGTGGCCAAGCACGCCTCCGGGGTGCCCACCGTGGACGTGGTGATGACCCAGCTGCACGCCGGCGGCAAGTTCGACTCCGACTCCTACGCGGTCTCCGGCGGGCTGCACGGGGTGGGGGTCTCGGTGGTCAACGCGCTCTCCAGCCGCCTGGAGGTCGAGATCTGGCGCAACGGCAGCGAATGGTTCCAGACCTACGACCGGTCGGTGCCCGGCACGCTCAAAGAGGGCGCCAAGACCACCAAGACCGGGACCACGGTGCGGTTCTGGGCCGACCCGGACGTCTTCGAGACCACCGAGTACGACTTCGAGACCGTCTCGCGCCGGTTGCAGGAGATGGCGTTTCTCAACAAGGGCCTGATCATCACCCTCACCGACCGCCGGGTGCGCCGCGAGGAGGTCGTCGACGAGGTGGTCAGCGACGTCGCCGAGGCGCCCAAGACCGCCGACGAGGAGGCCGCCGAGGCCCAGGCGCCGCAGAAGGTCAAACACCGCGAGTTCCACTACCCCGGCGGGCTGGTCGACTACGTCAAGCACATCAACCGCACCAAGAAACCGATCCACGCCAGCGTGGTCGATTTCTCCGGCAAGGGTGAGGGCCACGAGGTCGAGGTCGCCATGCAGTGGAACGACGGCTACTCCGAATCGGTGCACACCTTCGCCAACACCATCAACACCGCCGAGGGCGGCACCCACGAGGAGGGCTTCCGCTCGGCGTTGACCTCGGTGGTCAACCGCTATGCGCGAGACCGCAAGCTGCTCAAGGACAAAGACATCAACCTCACCGGTGATGACATCCGCGAGGGGCTCGCCGCGGTCATCTCCGTCAAGGTCAGCGAACCGCAGTTCGAAGGCCAGACCAAGACCAAACTCGGCAACACCGAGGTGAAATCGTTCGTGCAGAAGGTCTGCAACGAACAACTCACCCACTGGTTCGAATCCAACCCGGCCGAGGCGAAATCAGTGGTGAACAAGGCGATCGCCTCGTCCCAGGCACGTCTGGCCGCCCGCAAGGCGCGGGATCTGGTGCGCCGCAAGAGCGCCACCGACCTCGGAGGGCTGCCCGGCAAGCTCGCCGACTGCCGGTCACAGGATCCCACCAAATCCGAACTGTATGTGGTGGAAGGAGATTCGGCCGGTGGATCCGCGAAGAGCGGTCGCGACTCGATGTTCCAGGCGATCCTGCCGTTGCGCGGCAAGATCATCAACGTCGAGAAGGCCCGCATCGACCGGGTGCTGAAGAACACCGAGGTGCAAGCGATCATCACCGCGCTGGGCACCGGCATCCACGACGAGTTCGACATCGCCAAACTGCGCTACCACAAGATCGTGCTGATGGCCGACGCCGACGTCGACGGTCAGCACATCGCCACCCTGCTGTTGACCCTGCTGTTCCGGTTCATGCGCCCGCTGATCGAGAACGGCCACGTCTTTCTGGCCCAGCCGCCGCTGTACAAGCTGAAGTGGCAGCGCACCGAACCGCAGTTCGCCTACTCCGACCGCGAACGCGACGGTCTGCTCAAGGCCGGGCTGGAGGCGGGCAAGAAGATCAACAAAGACGACGGCATCCAGCGGTACAAGGGTCTCGGCGAGATGGACGCCAAGGAACTCTGGGAGACCACCATGGACCCCACGGTGCGGGTGCTGCGCCAGGTCACCCTCGACGATGCCGCCGCGGCCGACGAACTGTTCTCGATCCTGATGGGCGAGGACGTCGAGGCACGCCGCAGCTTCATCACCCGCAACGCCAAAGACGTGCGTTTCCTGGATGTCTGA